Proteins encoded within one genomic window of Bacteroides sedimenti:
- a CDS encoding xanthan lyase: protein MKSILKSSLSLMVAGLFFQTASAQGISKEVLASIGEFLTETSRKEISVGKISVDSVAVNKNTIELYANMNCSYISFRENNVTEIYGRIKQLLPAEYAKYEVKLITDKHAIEELIPLALRTKKPKKALTFTNKIEKPLISRISVPFRPECGLLNRHIAMWQSHGYYYEPKLTRWEWQRARIFQTVEDLYTQSYVLPFLVPMLENAGANVLLPRERDNNTTEVIVDNDGSLSAGSKYAEKLGVKQWSEGAGSGFAQKKEFYINTENPFRDGTFRQVETIKKGEESTAEWTPDLPKAGSYAVYVSYKTVENSADDALYTVYHKGGVSQFKVNQTMGSGTWIYLGHFSFDAGKNSDARIVLSNRSSKSGKVITADAVKIGGGYGNIARRIADSGATENVKSSDAGAQGEVKVLPKVDYPYETSGYPRYTEAARYWLQWAGFPETVFSPSKGVNDYTDDYKSRGLWVNYLAGGSQVDPQAEGLKVPVDLSFAFHTDAGTTMNDSIIGTLGIFCTNTDEGKFANGASRYAARDLTDLIQSQIVNDIRNLYEPNWSRRGMWNQSYFEARVPKVPTMLLELLSHQNFADMRYGLDPRFRFTVSRAIYKGMLQFLASQYKQKYVVQPLPVDHFSLSFIGENEVELSWEPVNDPLEPTAVAEQYVVYTRIGDGDFDNGVVVKKNSYNVKQVAGQIYSYKVAALNKGGQSFPSEILSACRSVDEKGVVLVVNGFDRISAPADFVADGIAGFYDELDHGVPYKTDYKYIGNQTEFRRKIPWMDDDAAGFGASRANYETQVLAGNSFDYPAVHGQAIAQSGYSFVSCSSKAVMDGQVKLTDYKYVDLILGKQRLTKCGRGGVHPLEFKTFPAMLQSVIRDFCSNKGNLFVSGAFVASDLWDNDAPDQADKDFATNVLKYKWRTGQAAITGKVKSVASPYSELKGKYEFYSELNPECYVVESPDALEPAGNDSYTVFRYSENNLSAGVAYAGDYKTCVLGFPFESLKTASQRVQLMSTILNFFGK from the coding sequence ATGAAATCCATTCTTAAATCTTCTCTTAGTTTGATGGTTGCCGGATTATTTTTCCAGACAGCTAGTGCTCAGGGAATTTCAAAAGAAGTTCTTGCTTCAATAGGAGAATTCCTTACTGAGACATCTCGCAAGGAGATCTCTGTAGGAAAAATATCTGTTGATTCTGTCGCTGTGAATAAGAATACAATAGAGCTATATGCCAATATGAATTGTTCGTATATTTCATTTCGGGAAAATAATGTAACAGAAATATATGGCAGAATTAAACAGTTGCTTCCAGCAGAATATGCGAAATATGAGGTGAAGCTGATTACGGATAAACATGCTATTGAAGAACTTATCCCACTGGCTTTACGGACTAAAAAACCTAAGAAAGCTTTGACTTTCACAAATAAAATTGAAAAACCACTTATTTCGCGCATATCTGTTCCGTTTCGTCCAGAGTGTGGATTGTTGAACCGTCATATTGCCATGTGGCAAAGCCATGGTTACTACTATGAACCCAAGCTGACTCGCTGGGAATGGCAACGTGCACGTATTTTCCAAACAGTGGAGGATCTTTATACCCAAAGTTATGTACTCCCGTTTTTAGTACCAATGCTCGAGAATGCCGGAGCTAATGTGTTATTGCCCCGTGAACGAGATAACAATACAACCGAAGTGATTGTGGACAATGACGGTTCTCTTAGTGCAGGGTCGAAATATGCCGAAAAGCTTGGAGTAAAACAATGGTCGGAAGGAGCCGGATCTGGCTTTGCGCAGAAAAAGGAGTTTTATATTAATACAGAAAATCCTTTCCGTGATGGAACCTTCCGCCAGGTTGAGACCATAAAGAAAGGAGAGGAGAGTACTGCTGAATGGACTCCCGATTTGCCGAAGGCGGGTAGTTATGCTGTTTATGTATCTTATAAAACGGTTGAGAACAGTGCAGATGATGCCTTATATACGGTTTATCACAAAGGTGGAGTTTCTCAGTTTAAAGTGAACCAGACCATGGGAAGCGGAACCTGGATTTATCTGGGGCATTTTAGTTTTGATGCAGGGAAAAATAGCGATGCAAGAATCGTTTTGAGCAACCGTTCTTCAAAGTCTGGGAAAGTAATTACTGCGGATGCAGTGAAGATTGGTGGTGGTTACGGAAACATTGCTCGTAGGATTGCTGACAGTGGTGCAACGGAAAATGTGAAAAGTTCGGATGCCGGAGCACAGGGAGAGGTGAAAGTACTTCCAAAAGTGGACTATCCGTATGAGACAAGTGGGTATCCCCGTTACACAGAGGCCGCACGCTACTGGTTGCAGTGGGCTGGATTCCCGGAAACTGTATTCTCTCCAAGTAAAGGGGTAAATGATTATACCGATGATTATAAATCAAGAGGTCTTTGGGTGAACTATCTGGCTGGTGGTTCACAGGTTGATCCCCAGGCAGAAGGGTTAAAGGTTCCGGTTGATCTTTCTTTTGCATTCCATACCGATGCCGGTACTACCATGAACGATTCTATAATAGGCACATTGGGTATCTTCTGCACTAATACTGATGAAGGTAAATTTGCGAATGGTGCATCACGGTATGCCGCCAGAGACCTGACTGACCTGATACAGTCGCAGATTGTAAATGATATCCGGAATTTGTACGAACCTAACTGGAGCCGTCGGGGAATGTGGAACCAATCTTATTTTGAAGCTCGTGTACCAAAGGTTCCGACTATGTTGTTGGAGCTTCTTTCACATCAGAACTTTGCCGATATGCGTTATGGCCTTGATCCACGTTTCCGTTTCACAGTAAGCCGGGCTATATATAAAGGTATGTTGCAGTTCCTGGCTTCTCAATATAAACAAAAATATGTGGTTCAGCCATTGCCGGTGGATCATTTTTCACTCAGCTTTATAGGCGAAAATGAAGTGGAACTCAGTTGGGAACCAGTGAACGACCCGTTAGAACCTACTGCGGTAGCCGAACAGTATGTAGTATATACCCGAATTGGAGATGGGGATTTCGATAACGGTGTTGTGGTGAAAAAGAATAGTTATAATGTAAAACAAGTAGCTGGCCAAATATATAGTTATAAGGTGGCAGCACTAAATAAAGGAGGGCAGAGTTTCCCTTCGGAAATTCTCTCTGCCTGTCGGTCGGTTGATGAAAAGGGTGTTGTGCTGGTTGTGAATGGATTCGACAGAATTAGTGCTCCGGCCGATTTTGTTGCTGATGGCATTGCCGGTTTCTACGATGAACTCGATCATGGAGTTCCTTATAAAACCGATTATAAATATATAGGAAACCAGACGGAGTTCCGACGCAAAATTCCTTGGATGGATGATGATGCAGCCGGATTTGGTGCAAGTCGCGCAAATTATGAAACGCAGGTTCTAGCCGGAAACAGTTTCGATTATCCGGCCGTTCATGGTCAGGCTATTGCTCAATCAGGTTACTCATTTGTTTCCTGCAGCAGTAAGGCGGTTATGGATGGTCAGGTGAAACTGACCGATTACAAATATGTTGATTTGATTTTGGGGAAACAGCGTCTTACAAAATGCGGTCGTGGTGGTGTTCATCCACTTGAATTCAAGACTTTTCCAGCTATGCTACAGAGTGTCATCCGCGATTTTTGCTCGAATAAAGGCAATCTGTTTGTTTCCGGGGCCTTTGTAGCTTCCGACTTGTGGGATAATGATGCCCCCGATCAGGCAGATAAAGATTTTGCAACGAATGTACTAAAGTATAAATGGAGAACCGGACAGGCTGCAATTACGGGCAAAGTGAAGAGCGTGGCTTCTCCCTATTCTGAGCTGAAAGGTAAATATGAATTCTATAGCGAACTCAACCCCGAATGCTATGTGGTAGAATCTCCTGATGCACTTGAACCTGCCGGCAACGATTCGTATACTGTTTTCAGATATTCTGAGAATAATCTGAGTGCAGGTGTTGCCTATGCCGGAGATTACAAAACCTGTGTTCTCGGCTTTCCATTTGAATCTTTAAAGACAGCTTCACAGCGTGTACAGTTGATGAGCACCATTCTGAACTTCTTTGGAAAATAA
- a CDS encoding RagB/SusD family nutrient uptake outer membrane protein, which yields MKKNILTLLSAVILIITGCNDNVLDRPQLNKLDDANYWVNENNLRLFANGYYTNFLVGYNSGWGTDYAPLRGYNFSDDFVTSNVQPNFESSIPDSRSSSTWMSEYNGPSWYFGWVRKSNLFINRIENVAKPNLTKEAFSHWLGIAKFFKALDYSMLVASFGDVPYYPKSFNETDYAEMYKERTPRGEVMDSVYANFKYALDNVRANDGSQYVNKYVVAGFIARWMLFEGTWQKYHKNDQARAKKYLEFARDAAEIVINSNKYAIASDFRSLFGSEDLSANKECLIYRQYDASQSVTHHVASYSNGNEAQSPAPNLSLVKAFICNDGKVWQNSSVANADSFNLANLIKTRDPRFEATFWNIPKVESVSLLYACKFIDREGTNYVGKTVPAKYGSNTNTNDYPILRYSEVLLNWIEAKAELATLGGSAVTQADIDKSINQIRNRPLDAVAISRGVTKTAPMQLASLPNDPDRDSDVPALIWEIRRERRMEFVFEHSRLLDIKRWKKINYMNCTTHPDNLAGVWVNFPKEVPAYLEKAKIGILKVKNAAGNIITYDGTNASQMVGFYIPEGAKDRNAFDDRVYLSPIGKTQIDLYSAKGYTISQTPLWQ from the coding sequence ATGAAAAAGAATATATTAACATTGCTGTCTGCAGTAATCCTGATTATTACCGGATGCAACGATAACGTGCTGGATCGTCCACAGCTGAATAAGCTGGATGATGCCAACTATTGGGTTAATGAAAATAATTTGCGGTTGTTTGCGAATGGATACTATACAAATTTCCTGGTAGGATATAATTCAGGTTGGGGAACCGATTACGCGCCCTTACGTGGTTATAACTTCAGTGACGACTTTGTGACCTCTAACGTACAGCCCAACTTTGAATCGAGCATTCCTGATTCAAGAAGTAGCAGTACCTGGATGTCCGAATATAACGGACCTTCTTGGTATTTTGGTTGGGTACGTAAATCCAATCTATTCATAAACCGTATTGAAAATGTGGCAAAACCCAATTTAACCAAAGAAGCTTTTTCTCATTGGTTGGGTATTGCCAAATTCTTTAAGGCATTAGACTACAGTATGTTGGTTGCCTCATTCGGGGATGTGCCATATTACCCAAAGTCTTTTAATGAGACAGATTATGCAGAAATGTATAAGGAAAGAACTCCTCGTGGTGAAGTAATGGACTCTGTTTATGCTAATTTTAAATATGCGTTGGATAATGTACGTGCAAACGATGGATCACAATATGTAAATAAATATGTGGTTGCAGGATTTATTGCTCGCTGGATGCTATTTGAAGGAACATGGCAGAAATACCATAAAAATGACCAGGCAAGGGCGAAAAAGTACCTTGAATTTGCAAGAGATGCAGCCGAAATCGTAATTAATAGTAATAAGTATGCTATTGCAAGTGATTTCCGTTCTCTTTTCGGTTCGGAAGATCTTAGTGCTAACAAAGAGTGTCTGATTTACAGACAATATGATGCTTCTCAAAGCGTTACTCACCATGTGGCCTCATACTCCAATGGTAATGAAGCGCAGTCACCTGCACCCAACCTGTCACTTGTAAAAGCATTTATTTGTAATGATGGTAAGGTTTGGCAGAATTCAAGTGTTGCGAATGCAGACTCGTTTAATCTTGCTAACCTGATTAAGACACGCGACCCTCGTTTTGAAGCAACATTCTGGAATATACCGAAAGTTGAATCAGTTTCTCTACTTTATGCATGTAAATTCATCGACAGAGAGGGAACTAACTATGTAGGTAAAACAGTACCCGCTAAGTACGGAAGCAACACAAATACCAATGATTATCCAATTTTAAGATACTCTGAAGTTTTGTTAAATTGGATAGAAGCAAAGGCTGAACTTGCTACATTAGGTGGTTCGGCAGTTACTCAGGCGGATATTGATAAGTCAATTAACCAAATCCGTAACAGGCCGTTGGATGCAGTTGCTATATCAAGAGGTGTAACCAAAACGGCTCCAATGCAACTTGCTTCCCTTCCGAATGATCCTGACCGCGATAGCGATGTTCCGGCTTTGATCTGGGAAATTCGTCGCGAACGCAGAATGGAATTTGTTTTCGAGCATTCACGTCTGTTGGATATTAAGCGCTGGAAAAAGATTAATTATATGAACTGCACTACTCACCCTGATAATCTTGCCGGAGTCTGGGTTAACTTCCCGAAAGAAGTTCCAGCATATCTCGAAAAGGCAAAAATTGGAATCCTGAAAGTGAAAAATGCTGCAGGCAATATTATTACTTATGATGGGACCAATGCCAGTCAGATGGTTGGATTCTATATCCCGGAAGGAGCTAAAGATAGAAATGCATTCGATGACCGTGTTTATTTATCACCAATCGGAAAAACACAGATTGATTTATATAGTGCGAAAGGATACACTATATCTCAAACCCCTCTGTGGCAATAA
- a CDS encoding polysaccharide deacetylase family protein, producing the protein MKIIGLILFQSFLSLGSVSQESCFNQGSSLSDDDMFLVSGNHSESVSGSAFTQLHSYSIIDSERESIPAFSCIDNNNLTEEFLLQGPFRRVLGGIIQGDSSQKKIALVFTGHEFADGGETISRTLKKEKVKGSFFLTGDFYRLFPALVNQLQKEGHYLGAHSDKHLLYADWGKRDSTLVTREAFRKDLQDNYQTMTKAGINPPVKKFFLPAYEWYNQDVSNWCTELGVQLINFTPGTTSNADYTVPQMKNYRSSEEIYRNIMNYELKHTLNGFMLLIHIGTDSKRTDKLYDILDELIDALKSKGYEFVRVDELLK; encoded by the coding sequence ATGAAAATAATAGGACTAATACTGTTTCAGTCTTTTCTGTCCCTCGGTTCGGTATCTCAGGAGAGTTGCTTTAACCAGGGAAGCAGTCTGTCTGATGACGATATGTTTCTCGTTTCTGGGAATCATTCTGAATCGGTATCCGGTTCTGCCTTTACACAACTACATTCTTATTCTATAATAGATAGTGAAAGGGAATCCATTCCCGCCTTTTCTTGTATTGATAATAATAACCTGACCGAAGAATTTCTCCTACAGGGCCCGTTTAGACGGGTCCTTGGAGGAATTATCCAGGGAGACTCTTCTCAAAAAAAGATTGCATTGGTTTTTACCGGCCATGAATTTGCGGATGGGGGTGAAACAATTAGTCGAACTTTAAAGAAGGAGAAAGTGAAAGGTTCTTTCTTTCTGACGGGTGATTTTTACCGTTTATTTCCTGCATTGGTAAATCAGTTACAGAAGGAAGGACACTATCTGGGAGCACATTCGGATAAACACCTGCTTTATGCAGATTGGGGGAAAAGAGATTCCACCCTTGTTACACGCGAGGCATTCCGGAAAGATCTGCAAGATAACTACCAAACAATGACTAAAGCAGGAATAAATCCACCTGTTAAAAAATTCTTTCTTCCGGCTTATGAATGGTACAATCAGGATGTATCCAACTGGTGTACTGAGCTTGGAGTGCAACTAATTAATTTTACTCCGGGAACCACATCGAATGCCGATTATACCGTACCTCAAATGAAGAATTATCGTTCTTCGGAAGAGATATATCGAAACATTATGAATTATGAACTTAAACACACTTTGAATGGATTTATGTTGTTAATTCATATTGGTACTGATAGCAAACGGACAGACAAATTGTATGACATACTTGATGAACTGATTGACGCATTGAAATCAAAAGGTTACGAGTTTGTGAGGGTGGATGAATTACTGAAGTAA
- a CDS encoding SusC/RagA family TonB-linked outer membrane protein, which yields MNTIKQSRGVFSKKLLTALAIVFFFSNTGSMNATASGWTANASLGVSEQQQQTNTVRGTVTDQNGEPIIGASVTEKGAPKNGTVTDLDGRFTLKVKPNATLIVTYIGFKKEEVAVGGKTSVNISLKENAELLEEVVVVGYGTQKKENLTGAVASVDVDKSLKNRPIADVGRGLQGSVPGLSIMIGNGEVGSDPVMKIRGQLASINGGSAPLILLDNVEIPSIQMVNPDDIESISVLKDAASSSIYGAKAAFGVVLITTKKGAKQESINVQYSNNFSWQNVAKDIQMGQIDALEYTVEAMERSSKTIAGAFWYVTRESYNKSLEWQKKYGGTVKSGDPIVFGRDWYVDSSNRKIGVRTYNPYDYMVKEWAPSMTQNLSIAGRSKNTSYNIGLGYLSESGMMKPAKKDNFTRYNASLRLSSDLNKYITVRAGMIYSKRDKRYAYVTNSTTADPWLYLYRWGPLQPFGTEDGDLVRSPASESAQANTANQTFNYNNVNLGATINITKNWTVDADFTHANQEFIWNRPGTRYTARDSWSSPVAKNDANGNRLYVNDAGELVDATATGAMPAFQLNNWTYTSAGSNPDHIYRNSENYSQETANIYTTYNFKLAEIHAFKAMAGINRVESKTANNWSQITQLIDITNPQFNLATGTQTAGGETYWESQLGYYGRLNYALMDKYLFEANIRYDGSSKFPTDLKWRWFPSFSAGWRASEEKFLEWMKPTISSLKFRGSWGTIGDQTVSNELYVPTMSSTISSWLNNGTKLIYYGTPAAVSANITWQDITTLDLGFDVRMFDNKLGISFDWFQRTTKNMIVPGAPVANTFGSGAPSGNYGELRTRGWEIALDFNHRFENGIGINATATLSDATTVITKYAPGATKTVTNSYYEGKTYGDIWGYKTDRLYQYSDFELDADGKPQLITLTAAESQKYAGKKAYKLKTIDGKKPVYQAYLQNSSDFYFGPGDVKFVDLNGDGEINNGSNTEDDHGDLSVIGNSTPRYEYGIRLGGDYKGFDCSVFFQGVGKRDIWGAGFLTTPGFNSSDGAMPQAIAGDFWKDTRTDAFYPRPYNQAGSDNSNNMQVQSRYLLDMSYLRIKNITFGYTLPQSLLSKAYLSKARIYVALENFFTFDHLRDLPIDPEVISGYSMFNSSNYNSGRTGVGTPMFKSLSFGMQINF from the coding sequence ATGAACACAATTAAACAATCTCGGGGAGTTTTTTCGAAGAAGCTCCTTACTGCGCTGGCAATTGTTTTCTTCTTCTCTAACACAGGAAGTATGAATGCAACCGCGAGTGGCTGGACTGCCAATGCTTCTCTTGGAGTGAGTGAACAGCAGCAACAGACAAATACTGTGAGAGGTACCGTGACCGACCAGAACGGCGAACCGATTATAGGTGCAAGTGTCACAGAAAAGGGGGCACCCAAAAATGGTACTGTGACAGATCTAGACGGACGTTTTACCCTGAAAGTAAAACCAAATGCTACTTTAATAGTAACTTACATCGGATTTAAAAAAGAAGAAGTTGCAGTAGGCGGTAAGACCTCTGTTAACATCTCTCTGAAAGAAAATGCCGAGCTACTGGAAGAGGTTGTTGTGGTAGGATATGGAACACAGAAGAAAGAGAACCTGACAGGTGCTGTAGCTTCTGTTGACGTAGACAAATCATTAAAAAACCGCCCGATAGCAGATGTAGGACGTGGTTTGCAAGGGTCTGTTCCAGGTCTTTCAATTATGATAGGAAACGGTGAAGTGGGATCTGATCCGGTTATGAAGATCCGTGGTCAGCTGGCCTCTATCAATGGCGGGTCTGCTCCATTGATCTTGTTGGATAACGTTGAAATTCCAAGTATTCAAATGGTGAACCCCGATGATATTGAATCAATTTCTGTTTTAAAGGATGCGGCTTCTTCATCTATCTATGGTGCAAAGGCAGCGTTCGGTGTTGTGCTGATTACAACAAAGAAAGGGGCAAAACAAGAAAGTATAAACGTTCAGTATTCAAATAACTTTTCCTGGCAAAATGTAGCCAAAGATATTCAAATGGGACAAATAGATGCATTGGAATATACGGTAGAAGCCATGGAGAGATCAAGTAAAACCATTGCTGGTGCATTTTGGTATGTTACCCGCGAAAGCTACAACAAATCCCTGGAGTGGCAGAAAAAATATGGTGGCACAGTAAAATCAGGAGATCCTATTGTATTTGGACGCGACTGGTATGTTGATTCTAGTAATCGTAAAATTGGTGTTAGAACTTATAACCCATATGACTATATGGTAAAAGAATGGGCTCCATCGATGACGCAGAACCTGTCAATTGCCGGAAGATCTAAAAATACTTCCTACAACATAGGACTAGGTTATCTGAGTGAAAGTGGTATGATGAAGCCAGCTAAAAAAGATAATTTTACTCGTTATAATGCTTCTTTAAGATTAAGTTCTGACTTGAATAAATACATTACAGTGAGAGCAGGAATGATTTATTCAAAACGTGATAAGAGATATGCATATGTAACTAACTCTACAACTGCTGACCCATGGTTGTATCTGTATCGTTGGGGACCATTGCAGCCATTTGGAACTGAAGATGGTGATTTGGTTAGAAGTCCGGCCTCTGAATCAGCCCAAGCAAACACAGCAAATCAAACATTTAATTACAATAATGTAAACTTGGGTGCTACAATCAATATTACAAAGAATTGGACAGTAGATGCTGACTTTACACATGCTAACCAGGAATTTATCTGGAACAGACCTGGTACACGTTACACAGCGCGAGACTCTTGGTCAAGCCCTGTAGCTAAAAATGATGCTAACGGTAATAGACTTTATGTTAACGATGCAGGAGAACTTGTTGATGCTACAGCTACAGGAGCAATGCCTGCTTTCCAGCTGAATAATTGGACCTATACTTCTGCAGGATCTAATCCGGACCATATTTATCGTAATTCGGAGAACTATTCCCAAGAAACTGCCAATATTTATACAACTTACAACTTTAAGCTGGCTGAAATCCACGCATTTAAAGCAATGGCGGGTATTAACCGGGTTGAATCAAAAACTGCAAACAACTGGTCGCAAATTACACAGTTGATTGATATTACCAATCCTCAGTTTAATTTAGCAACCGGAACACAAACTGCCGGAGGTGAAACTTACTGGGAGTCTCAGTTGGGTTATTATGGAAGATTGAACTACGCATTGATGGATAAGTATCTTTTTGAAGCGAATATTCGCTATGATGGTTCATCTAAATTCCCAACAGACCTAAAATGGCGTTGGTTCCCTTCTTTCTCTGCAGGATGGAGAGCTAGTGAAGAAAAATTCCTGGAATGGATGAAGCCGACTATTAGTTCGTTGAAATTCAGAGGATCATGGGGTACTATTGGCGATCAGACTGTAAGTAATGAATTGTATGTGCCAACTATGTCAAGTACAATTTCTTCTTGGTTGAATAATGGAACAAAACTAATCTATTATGGAACTCCTGCTGCTGTCTCTGCAAATATTACATGGCAAGATATCACTACATTGGATTTAGGATTTGATGTTCGTATGTTTGATAACAAGCTAGGGATATCATTTGATTGGTTCCAACGTACAACAAAAAATATGATTGTTCCGGGCGCCCCTGTAGCAAATACATTTGGATCTGGCGCTCCTAGTGGAAATTACGGAGAACTGAGAACAAGGGGTTGGGAAATTGCCCTTGATTTTAATCATCGATTTGAAAATGGAATCGGCATTAATGCAACAGCAACTCTTTCTGATGCAACAACCGTTATTACTAAATATGCTCCAGGAGCAACCAAAACTGTTACTAACAGCTATTATGAAGGTAAAACCTACGGTGATATCTGGGGATATAAAACTGACAGACTGTATCAGTACAGTGATTTTGAACTTGATGCCGACGGTAAACCACAGCTAATTACTTTAACTGCGGCTGAAAGTCAAAAATATGCTGGAAAGAAAGCTTATAAACTAAAGACAATAGACGGTAAGAAACCAGTGTACCAGGCTTATCTTCAGAACTCATCAGACTTCTATTTTGGCCCGGGTGACGTTAAGTTTGTTGACTTGAATGGAGATGGAGAAATCAATAATGGAAGTAATACAGAAGATGATCATGGTGACCTTTCAGTGATTGGTAACTCAACTCCTCGTTATGAATATGGAATTCGTTTGGGTGGTGATTATAAAGGTTTTGATTGTTCTGTATTCTTCCAGGGTGTAGGTAAACGGGATATCTGGGGAGCAGGTTTCCTTACTACTCCAGGATTTAACTCTTCAGATGGTGCAATGCCTCAGGCTATAGCAGGAGATTTCTGGAAAGATACTCGTACTGATGCTTTCTATCCACGTCCTTATAATCAGGCAGGAAGTGATAATTCGAACAATATGCAAGTACAATCTCGCTATTTGTTGGATATGTCATATTTGAGAATTAAGAATATCACTTTTGGTTATACACTTCCACAAAGTCTATTGAGTAAGGCATATTTGTCAAAGGCACGTATCTATGTTGCTCTTGAGAACTTCTTTACATTTGATCATTTACGTGATCTTCCTATTGATCCTGAAGTTATTTCTGGTTATTCAATGTTTAATTCCTCAAACTATAACTCAGGTCGTACAGGTGTTGGTACTCCGATGTTCAAGAGTTTGTCGTTTGGTATGCAAATTAACTTCTAA
- a CDS encoding sodium:solute symporter, with product MSPILVLSTIICYFILLYVISYIAGRKADNEGFFVGNRKSHWYVVAFAMIGSSISGVTFVSVPGMVAVNNFAYLQMVFGFLAGQVIIAFLLIPLFYKMNLVSIYEYLENRFGVSTYKTGAWFFFISKMLGAAVRLFLVCVVLQLLVFEPLHLPFFLNVIFTVSLVWFYTFRGGVKALIWTDSLKTICLVGSVLFCIYYIASDLHLSFGGMMQAIAEHDYSKTFFFDDVNDKRYFFKQFLAGVFTMIAMTGLDQDMMQRNLSCKNFRDSQKNMITSGICQVLIILLFLMLGVLLYIFATKSGIEIPKKSDELFPLIATHGYFPKAVGVLFIVGLISAAYSAAGSALTALTTSFTVDILGSTRKKTEEETTKVRKKVHVAMSVVMGLVIIVINLLNNTSVIDAVYILASYTYGPILGMFAFGMFVKKQVRDKYVPLVAVLSPVLCFILQKNSQAWFNGYSFSYELLIFNALFTFIGLVLLIKKQK from the coding sequence ATGAGCCCAATTCTTGTACTATCAACCATCATTTGTTATTTTATTCTTTTATATGTAATTTCTTATATTGCCGGTAGAAAAGCCGATAACGAAGGTTTTTTTGTAGGAAACAGAAAATCTCACTGGTATGTAGTGGCTTTTGCCATGATTGGTTCCAGTATCTCAGGGGTAACCTTCGTATCTGTCCCGGGAATGGTGGCAGTGAATAATTTTGCTTATCTTCAGATGGTCTTTGGGTTTCTGGCAGGGCAGGTGATTATAGCTTTCTTGCTTATTCCACTTTTCTATAAGATGAATCTGGTTTCAATCTACGAATATCTCGAAAATCGATTCGGGGTTTCAACCTATAAAACCGGAGCCTGGTTCTTTTTTATCTCTAAAATGCTTGGCGCAGCAGTCCGTCTGTTCTTGGTTTGCGTGGTTCTTCAGTTATTGGTGTTCGAACCATTGCATCTTCCTTTCTTCCTGAATGTAATTTTCACCGTATCACTGGTTTGGTTCTATACATTCCGCGGTGGTGTAAAAGCGCTTATCTGGACCGACTCGCTTAAAACGATCTGCTTGGTTGGCTCAGTTCTTTTCTGTATCTACTATATTGCATCCGACCTGCACCTCTCTTTTGGAGGAATGATGCAGGCAATTGCTGAACATGACTATTCAAAGACATTCTTCTTTGATGATGTTAATGATAAAAGATATTTTTTCAAGCAGTTTCTTGCCGGAGTCTTCACAATGATTGCCATGACAGGTCTTGATCAGGACATGATGCAGCGCAATTTGAGTTGTAAAAACTTCCGTGATTCACAAAAAAATATGATTACCAGCGGTATTTGTCAGGTTTTAATTATCCTGCTTTTCCTCATGCTGGGAGTTCTTCTTTATATATTTGCTACAAAATCGGGTATTGAGATTCCTAAAAAAAGCGATGAACTTTTCCCGTTAATTGCAACTCACGGTTATTTCCCCAAGGCAGTTGGTGTGCTGTTTATTGTGGGGCTTATCTCTGCAGCTTATTCGGCCGCAGGTTCTGCACTTACAGCTTTGACTACTTCATTTACTGTTGACATTCTTGGAAGTACAAGAAAAAAGACGGAGGAAGAAACCACTAAAGTGCGTAAAAAGGTGCATGTGGCTATGTCTGTGGTTATGGGACTTGTCATTATTGTAATCAATCTGCTTAATAATACCAGTGTGATTGATGCTGTTTATATTCTGGCTAGTTATACATATGGCCCAATTCTGGGAATGTTTGCTTTTGGGATGTTCGTGAAGAAGCAAGTTCGTGATAAATATGTTCCTTTGGTAGCAGTCTTGTCGCCAGTGCTTTGCTTTATTCTTCAGAAAAACTCACAGGCTTGGTTTAATGGATACTCTTTCAGTTATGAACTATTGATTTTTAATGCGTTATTTACCTTTATCGGTCTTGTTTTGCTTATTAAAAAACAAAAATAA